In Thermodesulfobacteriota bacterium, the DNA window TCCCGTGCCGCAGCATGGCGATCCGTTCGACGCCCATGCCGAAGGCGAACCCCGTGTATTCCTCAGGGTCGTATCCGACGAAACCGAAGACGGCCGGATCGACCATCCCGGCGCCGAGGATCTCCAGCCACCCGGAGTTCTTGCAGACCCGGCACCCGCCGCCGCCGCAGATGACGCACTGGATGTCGACTTCGGCGGACGGCTCGGTGAAGGGAAAGAAGCTCGGGCGGAACCGGAGCGGCTTCCCGGGCCCGAAGGTCATCCGGCAGAACTCGGTGAGCAGCCCTTTCAGGTCCGCCATCGTGATGTTCCGGTCGACCGCCAGCCCCTCGACCTGATGGAACATCGGCGAGTGGGTGATGTCGGAATCGGACCGGTAGACGGCGCCGGGGGCGATGATCCGGACGGGGGGACGCATCTTCTCCATGGTCCGGATCTGGATCGGCGACGTGTGGGTGCGCAGGACGAGGTCGCCCGCGTCGGATTCGACGTAGAAGGTGTCCTGCATGTCCCTGGCGGGGTGCTCGGGGGGAAAGTTGAGCGCCTCGAAGTTGTAGTAGTCCGTCTCGACGTCCGGCCCGCCCTGCACGGAGAAGCCCAGGCGCCGGAAGACGGAGATGATGTCGGACATCGTCTGCGAGATGGGGTGGCGCCGCCCCGCGGCCGGGAGCCGCCCGGGAAGGGTGACGTCGAGCCGCTCCGCGCCCTCCCTGGCGAGCCGCTCCTGCTCGCGGATGGAGCTCAGCCGCTCGTCGAAGAGCTTCTCGAGCTCGGCGCGCGCGCGATTCGCCTCGGAGCCGACGGCCTTGCGCTCCTCCACGGAAAGAGCGCCGATCCCCTTCAGGATCTCGGAGATCGCCCCTTTCTTCCCGAAGTACCGCCCCTTCGCCTCGAGCAGGTCGCTTTCGTTCTTCGCCGCGGCGAGCGACGAAAGCCCTTCCGCCAGGAGGCGCTCGATCTGTCCGGAGGTTCCGGCCAAATTCGCTCGGGCCCCTCCGCTACGCCAGCGACGCCTTCGCCTTGTCGGCAAGGCTCCGGAAGCCGGCGGAGTCGTTCACGGCGAGGTCCGCCAGGATCTTGCGGTCGACCTCGACGCCCGCCTTCTTCAGTCCGAACATGAACTGGCTGTAGGAAAGCCCGTTCTCCCGTGCGGCGGCGTTGACCCGGGTGATCCACAGCGCCCGGAACTCCCGCTTCTTCGTGCGGCGGTCGCGGTATGCGTACCGCAGGGCGCGGGCGATGGCTTCCTTTGCCGAACGCAGCAGGTTCCCGTGGCCGCCGCGGAATCCCTTGGCGGTCTTGAAGACCTTCCTGCGTTTTTTCAGCGAATGTACCGATCTTTTTACGCGAGGCATGGCTTTCCCCTTCTATCCCGTTCTTGCTTCGTTGTTTTAGAGGTACGGCAGCAGGCGACGGATCGAGCGCTCGTTCGTCGCGTGGACCAGCGTGGCCTTCCGCAGCCCCCGCTTCCGCTTCCGGTTCTTGTTCGACAGGATGTGGCTCTTTCCGGCCTTGGCGCGCTTGATGCCGCCCCCGCCGGTGGCGCGGAAGCGCTTGTTGGCGCCCCGGTTCGACTTTACCTTCGGCATGACTTCATTCCTCCTGTTTCTCGGCCGGGGGAGCGGAAGGGCCGCCGGCCGCCGGCTTGGCGCCCCCTCCCACGGGCTTCTTCTTGTGGACCGTCGGCGCGACGATGGTCATCATCGTCTTCCCTTCCATTTTCGGCGGCGACTCCACCTTCGCGATGTCGGAGATGGAGTCCACGATATTCTTCAGGACCTCGAACCCGCTCTGGGAGGCGTAGGCCAGCTCCCTTCCGCGGAACCGAACGGTCACCTTGACCTTGTCGCCGTCCTCCAGGAATCGCCGGATGTGCTTGAGCTTCGTGTTGATGTCGTGCTCCTCGGTCTTCGGCCGGACCTTGATCTCCTTGACCTGGATGACGGTCTGCTTCTTCCTGGCCTCCTGCTCCCGCTTGCTCATGATGTACTTGAACTTGCCGTAATCCATGATGCGGCAGACGGGCGGCGAGGCCATGGGGGCCACTTCCACCAGGTCGAGGTCCGCGGCGCGGGCTTTCTGCAGGGCTTCCTGGATGTTCACGACGCCGAGCTGCTCCCCCTCGGCGCCCACGAGGCGAACCTCCGGCACCGCAATCTGCTCGTTGATTCGGGATTCCTTGGCGATGACGTCCTCCTTTACTTGGCCGGGTTGACGGTTTCGCCCCGGAGGAGGTCGAGGAACGCCTCGACTCCCATGGAAGGGAGCTGCTCCCCTCCCCGCCGTCTCGGGGTGACCTGCCGCTGCGACGCTTCCCGCTCGCCGACGACGAGCGCATACGGGACCGTGGCAAGCTGCGATTCCCTGATCTTGTACCCGAGCTTCTCGTTGCGGAAGTCCCCTTCCGCGCGGAAGCCCGCACGCTGAAGCTCCGCCACGACCTCGCGCGCGTATTCGTGCTGCTGGTCCGTGACGGCGAGGATATCGACCTGCACCGGGGCGAGCCACGTCGGGAAGGCGCCCGCGTAATGCTCGACGAGGACGCCGAAGAAGCGCTCCAGAGACCCCATCAGCGCGCGGTGGATCATGATCGCCCTGCGGGGGGCGCCGTCCTCCGCGATGTAGGATGCGTCGAAACGCTCGGGGTTGTTGAAATCGACCTGGATCGTCGAGCACTGCCAGGAGCGCCCTAACATGTCCTTGATCTTGATGTCGATCTTGGGGCCGTAGAACACGCCCTCGCCGGGATCGACCTCGAAGGGGAGCCCCTTCCGCTCCAGCGCCTTCCGGAGGGCGCTTTCCGCGAGGTCCCAGTTCGAAAGCGTGCCGGCGTACTTCTCGGGACGGGTCGAAAGGTAGATGTCGTACCGGTCGAACCCGAACGAGCGGAGCACGAACAGCGTGAAGTCGAGCAGGGAGAAGATCTCCTCGTCGAGCTGGTCGGGGCGCAGGAACAGGTGCGCGTCGTCCTGGGTGAAGCCGCGGACGCGCAGGAGGCCGTGCAGCGTCCCCGACGGTTCGTACCGGTACACCGTTCCCAGCTCCGCGTACCGGATCGGGAGATCCCGGTAGGAGCGCATCCTCGATTTGTAGATCTGGATATGGAACGGGCAGTTCATCGGCTTGAGCTGGTATTCCTGCCCCTCGATGTCGATGGGGCTGAACATGGACTGCCGGTA includes these proteins:
- the pheS gene encoding phenylalanine--tRNA ligase subunit alpha, whose translation is MERLLAEGLSSLAAAKNESDLLEAKGRYFGKKGAISEILKGIGALSVEERKAVGSEANRARAELEKLFDERLSSIREQERLAREGAERLDVTLPGRLPAAGRRHPISQTMSDIISVFRRLGFSVQGGPDVETDYYNFEALNFPPEHPARDMQDTFYVESDAGDLVLRTHTSPIQIRTMEKMRPPVRIIAPGAVYRSDSDITHSPMFHQVEGLAVDRNITMADLKGLLTEFCRMTFGPGKPLRFRPSFFPFTEPSAEVDIQCVICGGGGCRVCKNSGWLEILGAGMVDPAVFGFVGYDPEEYTGFAFGMGVERIAMLRHGISDIRLFFENDIRFLSQF
- the rplT gene encoding 50S ribosomal protein L20, with translation MPRVKRSVHSLKKRRKVFKTAKGFRGGHGNLLRSAKEAIARALRYAYRDRRTKKREFRALWITRVNAAARENGLSYSQFMFGLKKAGVEVDRKILADLAVNDSAGFRSLADKAKASLA
- the rpmI gene encoding 50S ribosomal protein L35, with translation MPKVKSNRGANKRFRATGGGGIKRAKAGKSHILSNKNRKRKRGLRKATLVHATNERSIRRLLPYL
- the infC gene encoding translation initiation factor IF-3 → MAKESRINEQIAVPEVRLVGAEGEQLGVVNIQEALQKARAADLDLVEVAPMASPPVCRIMDYGKFKYIMSKREQEARKKQTVIQVKEIKVRPKTEEHDINTKLKHIRRFLEDGDKVKVTVRFRGRELAYASQSGFEVLKNIVDSISDIAKVESPPKMEGKTMMTIVAPTVHKKKPVGGGAKPAAGGPSAPPAEKQEE
- the thrS gene encoding threonine--tRNA ligase; translated protein: YRQSMFSPIDIEGQEYQLKPMNCPFHIQIYKSRMRSYRDLPIRYAELGTVYRYEPSGTLHGLLRVRGFTQDDAHLFLRPDQLDEEIFSLLDFTLFVLRSFGFDRYDIYLSTRPEKYAGTLSNWDLAESALRKALERKGLPFEVDPGEGVFYGPKIDIKIKDMLGRSWQCSTIQVDFNNPERFDASYIAEDGAPRRAIMIHRALMGSLERFFGVLVEHYAGAFPTWLAPVQVDILAVTDQQHEYAREVVAELQRAGFRAEGDFRNEKLGYKIRESQLATVPYALVVGEREASQRQVTPRRRGGEQLPSMGVEAFLDLLRGETVNPAK